The sequence TGCCGAGCTTCCCCGGATGACGATCCGAACGGCCGAAGCCGAGCCGGTCGTACGCGATCACGTCGCGTTGCGTGGCGCGCGCGAGTTGCGCGGGAAAGTCGCGCCACAGTTCGACGCAGCCGAGCGAATCGTGCAGCAGCACGATGGGTGCGGCCGGCTCAGGTGCGGCCGACCCGAATGCGCCCGCTGCGTCCTGCGCCGGACGAGCACGCCAGCGCTTCGCAAAGAGACGCCCTTGCGGCGTCTCGACGGTTGTCTCCTCGGTCACGATATCGGTCATGTGTCTGTCGTCTGCCTGAAAGCGGCCGCACGTCGGCGGCCTCGGAATCCCCGCATGTTGGCCCGCAGGCGCGCGCGGCGTCAAGCAAGCCCCCGCCGCCCGCGCGCTCATTCGGGCTGCGGCGGCAGATACTCCATCTGCGCTTCGTCGTACAGCCGGTAGATCAGCGCCTGCATCGCGCGAATGTCCTCCGATTCGTCGAGCATCCGCATGCTCATGATGATCGGCGACACGAGGTTCGGATCGTCGAGCGGCTTGTAGCTGATGTCGTCGCGCTTCAGGCCGTACACGCTGTGCGGCACGACCGACACGCCCTCGCCCATCGCGACGAGGCCGAGCGCGATCTGCAGTTCGCGCGTCTCGTAGATCCGCCGCGGTTGCAGCGCGCGATCGTGAAAGGCCGCAAGCACCTGGTCCGCATAGCTCGGGCGCGGCGCCTTCGGAAAGATGATCAGCGTGTCGTTCACGAGATCGTGCAGCGACAGCACGGACTTCGCGCTGTCGAGCACGTGGCCGACCGGCAGCGCGACGATCATCCGCTCTTCGCGCAGCACCACGCGCCGCACGCTCGGATCCTCGTGGCGGATGCGCCCGAACCCGACGTCGATGCGCCCTTCCTTCAGCGCCTTGATCTGGTCCATCGTCGACATCTCGTGCAGGCTCAGCTCGACGGCCGGATACTCGCTGCGAAAGCGCCGGATGATTTTCGGCAGCATCCCGTACAGCGTCGAGCCGACGAAGCCGACCGACATGCTGCGCTCGATCTTGCCGACCCGCTTCGTCATCGATTCGAGTTCGGTCGTCTGCGCGAGCAACTGCACCGCATGCGAATAGAAGAAACGCCCCGCGTCGGTCAGTTTCAGCGGCCGCGCGTTGCGCTCGAACAGCGGCACGCCGAGCGCCTCCTCGAGCTGCTGGATCTGCCGGCTCAGCGGCGGCTGCGCGATATGCAGCCGTTCCGCCGCACGCGTGAAATTCCGCTCCTCGGCGACCGCGACGAAGTAGCGGAGGTGTCTCAACTCCATTTTCGATGCCTCCCGGACAGGGACCCGACGTCAAACCACGGCCGGATGATGTCATGACGATACCCCAGGCGGCGCAAACCTCCACGCGCGCAGCCCGCGCCGCCCAAAGCAAAACGGGAAGCCCGCGAGCTTCCCGTTGCTTCATCGACGCCGCATCGCGGCAGCGTCACGATCGCCCATCACGCCTCGGTCGCGTAGAGCGCGTCGCGCTGCGCGTTGCTCAGCGAGTCGAGCGGCACGTCCGGCAGCCGATAGCAGATCATCGCGCCGTAGAGTTCGGCGAGGCAATTGCTGCCGGCGTCGAGCGCGTAGCCGTCCTCGCCGTCCGGCGCCGGCGGGTACACTTCGCGCCACGCGTTGATCGCGGCTTCGATTCGCACGATGGAAACGGGTCCGGCCTTCCGCTCGGCGGGTGATGCGCTCATGGATTCCTCTGGATTGCGCGCTCCACGGGCCGTGCCGGCCCGAATGGAGCGATGAAAACGCCGGGCGCCGCCGGCCGCCGCGCGCCGCGCGCGCCGGATGCCGATCCGCGCTGCGCCTGTCGCGCCGGCCGGGCCGTGGCCCGGTAGGGTCGGGCAATATAACCGGCTTTGACCCCGTGCAGGCAAAAGCCGGGCAAAAAAAACGGGAAGCACAAGGCTTCCCGTTTCATCGCACGTCGCGCGTGCCGCTTGCCGCGCCCGCGTCAACCCGTGGTTTCGCGGTTCGCCACCGGCTGCCGCTGCGCGCCGCGGCTCGCAGCGATCCACGGTGCGATCTCCATGTCTTCGTAGCGCACGAAGCGGCTCTTGTTCAGGAACCGGAAGCCGAGCCACACGACGAGGAACAGCGGAATGCCGACATAGGTCGCGGCGACGCCGGCCCAGTCGATCCGGTTCGAGAGGAACGCCTGATAGTCCTGCCCGAGCGCGATCACGAGGCACAGCACGAATGCGAACAGCGGGCCGAACGGGAACCACTTCGACTGGTACGGCAACTGGTCGAGCGCATAGCCCTGCTTCACGTAGCCCTTGCGGAACCGGTAGTGGCTGACCGCAATGCCGAGCCACGCGATGAAGCCTGTCATCCCCGACGTGTTCAGCAGCCACAGATACACCGTCTTGTCGCCGTACAGCGACGTGAAGAAGCACAGCGCGCCGACGGCCGTGGTCGCGTACAGCGCGTTGCGCGGCACGCCGCCCGGCGACAGCTTCGCGAACACCTTCGGCGCCCGGCCTTCGGTCGCGAGGGTATAGAGCATCCGCGTCGACGCGTACATGCCCGAGTTGCCGGCCGACAGCACGGCCGTCAGGATCACCGCGTTCATCACGCCGGCCGCGAACGCGAGGCCCGCGTGGCGGAACACGAGCGTGAACGGGCTCACGCCGATATCGGTCACGTCCGTCTTCAGCAGGTTCGGGTCGGTATACGGAACCAGCACGCCGATCACGAAAATCGCGAACACGTAGAACAGCAGGATGCGCCAGAACACCTGGCGCACCGCACGCGGGATCGTCGTGCGCGGGTTTTCCGATTCGCCGGCCGCGACGCCGATCAGCTCGGTGCCCTGGAACGAGAAGCCCGCGATCATCGCGACGCCCATCAACGCCGGCAGGCCGCCCGCGAACGGCGCGTCGCCGATCGTCAGGTTGCCCCAGCCGTTGCTCGGCGCGCCCTTCAGAATGCCGAAGATCATCAGCAGGCCGACGCCGATGAACGCGACCACGGTGACGACCTTGATCAGCGCGAACCAGTATTCGGCTTCGCCGAAACCGCGCACGGTGAGCGCGTTGAGCAGGAACATCACGCCGAGGAAGGCCGCGCTCCACCACACGCCCGGCACGTCCGGAAACCAGTAATGCATCACGAGCTGCGCGGCGACGAGCTCCACCGCGATCGTCACGGCCCAGTTGTACCAGTAGTTCCAGCCGAGCGCGAAGCCAAAGCCTTCGTCGACGTATTTCGCACCGTAGGTCGCGAACGAGCCCGACACGGGCATGAACGCGGCCATCTCGCCGAGGCTCGTCATCAGGAAATAAACCATCAGGCCGATCAGCATGTACGCGACCATCGCGCCGCCAGGGCCGGCCTGCGAAATCGACGCGCCGGACGCGACGAACAGGCCCGTGCCGATCGAGCCGCCGATGGCGATCATCGTCAGGTGGCGCGCCTTCAGCGCGCGATGAAGCTTGGGTGGGTTCGCGGACGAACCAGGTTGGTCGGAATTCGGAATGGCGGACATAAACGAGACAAACGTTGAGCGGGCCGGCATCCGTAGCCGGCGCATGCGGAATCGGAGCGCGGTGCGCGTCCTGCGATGCATTCGATGCGGCCCCGATACGCGTTGCGCGGCGGGCGCCTGCGGCGAAGCGCGGATTCTACCTGATTCGCCACGGGGGCAGCTCGGGTGAACACGCCCGCCACCGCGGGGAGATTTCGCAGAATCAAGGAGTTGGCTGCGTCGGGTCCGACCATGGCAGCATGCCGGCGCCAAAACCATGGAGCCCAAGGGGTCATCCGGTTTTCCGATCCGCGCCGTTTGTGAACCATCCTGTCGCAATCCGCCAAATACCGCGCCGATACGCAAAATCGACCGGCCATTGCATCATTATTCAGACAAAACGACCGACACTGATAATTGATTCAAATCAAATCGCCCGCATACAAAGCGGTAATGATGCGTAACCGTTTCGAATCGCCGTTTTCGCATGCATGTTTTGCATGCGCACGCGAATTTCAGGATTTCGCGAGATAATGCCGGTTAATTCGAAATAATCAGCGCGCGGAACCGCCAACAACGCGAATATCCGCCGCCTGCCCCCTCCCGAGGATGAAGTCATTCACGCTGCCCGCCGCGCTGCGCCGCCATACCGCGTCGATCGTGGCACGCATTCTGTCGCCCCGCGGCGTGCTCGTCGCGGGCATCGTGCTGCTGATGTTCAGTTGGGGCCTTTCCACGTCGCTTTTAATCGAAGCGCGGCGCGACGCGTATGACCATGCGGTCGAAAATGCGCGCAACCTGATGCTGCTGATCGAACGCGATATCGCACGCAATATCGAACTCTACGATTTGTCGCTGCAAAACGTCGTCGACGGCATTGCCGATCCGGAACTGATGACATTGCCGCCGCGCCAGCGCCACCGGCTGCTGTTCGACCGCGCGGCGACCGGCGAGTATCTCGGGTCGATTTTCGTGATGGACGCGCACGGCAATATCGTGATCGATTCGAGCGCGTCGCCCGCGCGGCAAGGCAATTTCGCCGACCGCGACTATTTCGCCGTGCACCGCGACCGGCTCGCGCCGGGCCTCTATATCAGCCGGCCGTATGCGGCCCGGCTGCGCGGCGGCGCGCTGACGATCGCGCTCAGCCGCCGGATCAACCGGCCCGACGGCACGTTCGGCGGCATCGTCGTCGGCACGCTCAGCATCGACTACTTCCGCGCGCTGCTCGACGGCCTCGCGGTCGGCAAGCACGGCAGCGCGGCGATCGTCGAGGACAACGGCACGCTCGTGTCGCGCCTGCCTTACGACCCGCATGTGGTCGGCCTCGACCTGCACGACTCGCCGCTGTTCATCGAGTCGCAGCGCAGCCGCGACGGCGCGCTGACCGGCACCGGCGCGATCGACGGCATCCGGCGCATCTATGTTTACAAGCATCTCGCCGGCCTGCCGCTGATCGTCGACGTCGCGCCCGCCGAGATCGACATCTACGCGCCGTGGCACCACCGCGCGGTCTGGACCGTCGTGCTGATGTGCCTGTTCACCGGATTCATCGCGTGGGGCTCGCTGGCGCTGTCGCGCGAGCTGAGGCGCCGGCAGATCGCCGAATCGAAGCTGTACCGGCTCGCGCACACCGATTCGCTGACGGGCGTCGACAACCGCGGCACGTTCGACACGGTGCTCGCGAAGGAGGCGCAGCGTGCGTCGCGCAGCGGCCGCCCGCTGTCGGTGCTATTCGTCGACGTCGACCACTTCAAGGCGTTCAACGACTACTACGGCCACCCGGCCGGCGACGACGTGCTGCGCCGCGTCGCACAATCCGCGTCGCGCTGCCTGCGCCGCGACGGCGATCACGTCGCGCGCTACGGCGGCGAGGAATTCGTCGTCACGCTGCCCGACACCGACGCGCAAGGCGCGGCGACCGTCGCCGAAAGCATCCGGCGCGCGATCGCGGAGCTCGACATCGACCACGTAAAGAGCCCTTACGGGCGCGTCACGGCCAGCATCGGCGCGGCAACCGCTGCCGACGGCCGTACGAACGCCGCGACGCTGCTGCGCCGTGCCGACGAGGCGCTGTACCGCGCGAAGTCCGGCGGCCGCAACCGCGTGTCGGACACGCGGCCGACGCAAGACGTGACGTGACGCTTCGGCCGGCCTGGCCGGACCGCCGCGCCGTGGACAGCCCGCACGCGTTCGGCTAGCGTTACGTCTGCTGCGCATGCGGCGCGGCGCCGGCCCGCGCACGCCGCCGTGCGCGTTCCGGCCACCCCCGTTCCGTCATGACCGCCCCGCTCCCTACCCTGCTGCCGCCGCTCCTGCGCCACGCGCTTCGTCCGCTGCTCGACCCGTACCGCCGCTACCGGCACGCGAAGCTGATCCATGCGGCCCGCGTCGCGCTCGCGATTCTCGTGTCGATCGGCCTGTCCACCGGCCTGCGCGTGCCGCACGGCGAGTGGTCGACGATCACCGTGCTGATCGTCGTCGGCGGGCTGCAGCATCACGGCAACATCCGCAAGAAGGCGGCCGAGCGCGCGCTCGGCACGTCGATCGGCGCGCTCGCAGGGCTCGGGCTGATCCTGCTGTATTCCGTCGTGCACGCGCCGGTCGCGATCTACCTGCTGATGGCGCTCGCGTGCGGCTTCTGCGCGTATCACGCGATCGGCAAGGCCGGCTACATCGCGCTGCTGTCGGCGATCACGATGGTGATCGTCGCCGGGCACGGCGACAACGAGATCGTCGACGGCCTGTGGCGCGCGGTGAACGTGCTGGTCGGCATCGCGATCGCGCTGGCGTTTTCGTTCGCACTGCCGCTCTACGCGACCTATTCGTGGCGCTACAAGCTCGCCGACGCGCTGCGCGCGTGCGCGGCCGTGCATGCGCGGCTCGCGGGCGACCGTCACGTGAGCGACGACGCGCACCTGAAGGAAATGGCCGCGCTGAGCGCGCTGCTCGTGCAGTTGCGTTCGCTGATGCCGTCGGTGTCGAAGGAATGCGAGACGTCGACGACGCAGCTCGAGGCGATCCAGCGCAGCCTGCGCCTGTGCATCGGCTATCTGGAGATCCTGTCGAGCGCGGTGCCGGCCCGCGACGATGTCGCGGCCCGCGAATACATGCGCGTTGAAATGAAGGCCGTGAACCGGCGCATCCGCGACACGCTGGTCGGCGCGAGCCGCGCGCTCAAGTTCGGCACGCCGAGCCGGCTCGCGCCGCGCCGCCGGCCGGCTGACGCGCCGCACGACGCGCCGCCGCCGCAGTTGTCCGGCTACGTGTCGATCACGGCCAAGCTGGCCGGC comes from Burkholderia pyrrocinia and encodes:
- a CDS encoding LysR family transcriptional regulator produces the protein MELRHLRYFVAVAEERNFTRAAERLHIAQPPLSRQIQQLEEALGVPLFERNARPLKLTDAGRFFYSHAVQLLAQTTELESMTKRVGKIERSMSVGFVGSTLYGMLPKIIRRFRSEYPAVELSLHEMSTMDQIKALKEGRIDVGFGRIRHEDPSVRRVVLREERMIVALPVGHVLDSAKSVLSLHDLVNDTLIIFPKAPRPSYADQVLAAFHDRALQPRRIYETRELQIALGLVAMGEGVSVVPHSVYGLKRDDISYKPLDDPNLVSPIIMSMRMLDESEDIRAMQALIYRLYDEAQMEYLPPQPE
- a CDS encoding DUF3717 domain-containing protein; this translates as MSASPAERKAGPVSIVRIEAAINAWREVYPPAPDGEDGYALDAGSNCLAELYGAMICYRLPDVPLDSLSNAQRDALYATEA
- a CDS encoding amino acid permease; translation: MSAIPNSDQPGSSANPPKLHRALKARHLTMIAIGGSIGTGLFVASGASISQAGPGGAMVAYMLIGLMVYFLMTSLGEMAAFMPVSGSFATYGAKYVDEGFGFALGWNYWYNWAVTIAVELVAAQLVMHYWFPDVPGVWWSAAFLGVMFLLNALTVRGFGEAEYWFALIKVVTVVAFIGVGLLMIFGILKGAPSNGWGNLTIGDAPFAGGLPALMGVAMIAGFSFQGTELIGVAAGESENPRTTIPRAVRQVFWRILLFYVFAIFVIGVLVPYTDPNLLKTDVTDIGVSPFTLVFRHAGLAFAAGVMNAVILTAVLSAGNSGMYASTRMLYTLATEGRAPKVFAKLSPGGVPRNALYATTAVGALCFFTSLYGDKTVYLWLLNTSGMTGFIAWLGIAVSHYRFRKGYVKQGYALDQLPYQSKWFPFGPLFAFVLCLVIALGQDYQAFLSNRIDWAGVAATYVGIPLFLVVWLGFRFLNKSRFVRYEDMEIAPWIAASRGAQRQPVANRETTG
- a CDS encoding sensor domain-containing diguanylate cyclase produces the protein MKSFTLPAALRRHTASIVARILSPRGVLVAGIVLLMFSWGLSTSLLIEARRDAYDHAVENARNLMLLIERDIARNIELYDLSLQNVVDGIADPELMTLPPRQRHRLLFDRAATGEYLGSIFVMDAHGNIVIDSSASPARQGNFADRDYFAVHRDRLAPGLYISRPYAARLRGGALTIALSRRINRPDGTFGGIVVGTLSIDYFRALLDGLAVGKHGSAAIVEDNGTLVSRLPYDPHVVGLDLHDSPLFIESQRSRDGALTGTGAIDGIRRIYVYKHLAGLPLIVDVAPAEIDIYAPWHHRAVWTVVLMCLFTGFIAWGSLALSRELRRRQIAESKLYRLAHTDSLTGVDNRGTFDTVLAKEAQRASRSGRPLSVLFVDVDHFKAFNDYYGHPAGDDVLRRVAQSASRCLRRDGDHVARYGGEEFVVTLPDTDAQGAATVAESIRRAIAELDIDHVKSPYGRVTASIGAATAADGRTNAATLLRRADEALYRAKSGGRNRVSDTRPTQDVT
- a CDS encoding FUSC family protein; translation: MTAPLPTLLPPLLRHALRPLLDPYRRYRHAKLIHAARVALAILVSIGLSTGLRVPHGEWSTITVLIVVGGLQHHGNIRKKAAERALGTSIGALAGLGLILLYSVVHAPVAIYLLMALACGFCAYHAIGKAGYIALLSAITMVIVAGHGDNEIVDGLWRAVNVLVGIAIALAFSFALPLYATYSWRYKLADALRACAAVHARLAGDRHVSDDAHLKEMAALSALLVQLRSLMPSVSKECETSTTQLEAIQRSLRLCIGYLEILSSAVPARDDVAAREYMRVEMKAVNRRIRDTLVGASRALKFGTPSRLAPRRRPADAPHDAPPPQLSGYVSITAKLAGEVDQLREKLLDTAQSWNI